One Etheostoma spectabile isolate EspeVRDwgs_2016 chromosome 12, UIUC_Espe_1.0, whole genome shotgun sequence genomic window carries:
- the calr3b gene encoding calreticulin 3b — translation MQVLGVVSVILALYCVHAKVYFREEFLDGDEWRSRWVNSKHKSDYGEWKLTAGNFYGDAEKDKGLQTSQDARFYATSARFEPFSNEGKPLVIQFTVKHEQKIDCGGGYVKIFPADLDQADMHGDSSYYIMFGPDICGYSTKKVHVIFNYKGKNHLIKKEIKCKDDELTHMYTLILNPDQTYEVKIDNEKVESGSLEDDWDFLPPKKIKDPEAKKPEDWDDRAMIDDADDTKPEGWDKPENIPDPDAKKPEDWDEDMDGEWEPPMIPNPEYKGEWKPKQINNPNYKGPWVHPEIDNPEYSPDSNIYKFDKISVLGLDLWQVKSGTIFDNFLITDDVKEAEDITMETWGVTKEPESKMKQEQDDLKRKEEEEKNKEQDTEVDDDNDDDDDDDDNNGGDDGEDVDEEETIDEMEEALSEMDAEDAKLKDEL, via the exons ATGCAAGTTCTGGGTGTAGTTTCGGTAATATTAGCATTGTACTGCGTGCATGCAAAGGTTTACTTCCGGGAGGAGTTTCTGGACGGGG ATGAATGGAGAAGTCGCTGGGTGAACTCCAAACACAAATCTGATTATGGAGAGTGGAAACTAACGGCTGGCAACTTCTATGGAGATGCTGAGAAAGACAAAG gTCTGCAAACCAGCCAGGATGCTCGTTTCTACGCTACCTCTGCCCGTTTTGAGCCTTTCAGCAATGAGGGCAAGCCTTTGGTCATTCAGTTTACAGTTAAGCACGAGCAAAAGATTGACTGTGGTGGTGGCTATGTGAAGATCTTCCCTGCTGACTTGGATCAGGCTGACATGCATGGAGATTCCTCATACTATATCATGTTTG GCCCTGATATCTGTGGCTACAGCACCAAGAAAGTCCACGTCATCTTCAATTACAAGGGCAAGAATCACCTCATCAAGAAGGAGATTAAGTGCAAG GATGATGAGCTGACCCACATGTACACACTAATCCTGAATCCAGATCAGACCTATGAGGTGAAGATTGATAACGAGAAGGTAGAATCTGGCAGTCTGGAGGATGACTGGGACTTCCTGCCTCCTAAGAAAATTAAGGATCCCGAAGCCAAGAAGCCAGAGGACTGGGATGATCGTGCCATGATTGACGATGCTGATGACACCAAACCTGAG GGATGGGACAAACCTGAAAACATTCCAGACCCTGATGCTAAAAAGCCTGAAGACTGGGATGAGGATATGGATGGAGAGTGGGAGCCACCCATGATCCCAAACCCAGAGTACAAG GGAGAATGGAAGCCCAAACAGATCAACAACCCCAACTACAAAGGACCATGGGTGCATCCTGAGATTGACAATCCTGAATACAGTCCTGATTCAAACATCTACAAGTTTGACAAAATTTCTGTTTTAGGACTTGATCTTTggcag GTGAAATCTGGTACCATCTTTGACAACTTCCTGATCACAGACGATGTAAAGGAAGCAGAAGACATTACGATGGAGACATGGGGTGTGACAAAG GAACCAGAGAGTAAAATGAAACAGGAGCAAGATGACCTGAAAcggaaagaagaggaggagaagaacaaaGAGCAAGACACAGAAGTTGATGATGACAACGACGACGATGACGACGACGATGATAATAATGGTGGTGATGATGGCGAAGACGTTGATGAGGAAGAAACAATAGATGAAATGGAGGAGGCACTTTCAGAAATGGATGCTGAGGATGCAAAACTTAAAGATGAGCTTTGA